From the Cololabis saira isolate AMF1-May2022 chromosome 24, fColSai1.1, whole genome shotgun sequence genome, the window gctggttctggtgctggttctggtgctggttctggtctctGCAGAGGACGAGGAGGTGACGGAGGTCAGAGGAGATCTGGGTGGAGATGTCACTCTGACCTGCTCCAGCAGGAAGGAAGACATTTACTGGTTCATGGAGATCCACCACCAGCTCAAAGGATACATCGGACGTACTTTTTCCTCAGATCCCCAGTACCTATCCCCTGGTTTTGaaaccaaatatttaatccaagAAAACAGACTTGTGATCAAAAACCTCACAGCAGAAGACTTCAGACGTTACTTCTGTGCAGagaggaaggatggaaagatTGTGTTTTTGGACACTTTCCTCCTGATCTCAGGTAAGATCCTGACTTTTCCAGTAGAATATGAGAAGCTGCAGGATGTCTAGTCAAagaagacttttattttgacggTCAGACGCTGCCGTCACCGTTTCCTCAACATGAGTGTTAGTCCACATCTTCCACGTGTCCAGAATCAGTGTTTTTATTCAGTAGTTTTCTTTTTGTCGTCATGTTTCAGTCGTTTCTGTCACCACTTCTCTTAAACTGAAAGAGGCTAAATTAACCCTGTACGCAGACGACACTAGAGTGTTTCCATCAGCAACAACTCCTGCTCTACAGTAGAATATAGATCAATAAATCATGGAATTATTTACCACTGTATGACTAAATTAACacagaaatcaatattcaaaaggaaaattaagaaacaccttggaatatcatatgtatatataccaGACACTTATACAGATACATGTACACACTGGACAGGATCAGGTGTATTTTTGATTTTCATGGCCTAgatgatgttttactgtatattggaatgtttcatgtatgtttttttgctttaagataatgatttacatgtacggtaaagtttaatgtaggtTATTACGATGTTAAAGGGTTAAAAGACCTCGGTGGACAAACCAACCTCCTCTGTGGTTTTAGACCTCATGAAACTTCCTGTGCAGAAGGACTGGTGTCAGTTTAGGACAAAGTTGCTTCTTTTGTACTTAGTTAGTTAGTCAATCTTTATTTTGGTCAATTATAAGCATAAAAATCAATAAGCaagataataaacatttacaggtttgtctttggtcaacatggtgattattttgaccaaaaaggtctgggcttgaagcagaaAGATTATCTTGCcttttaacataatataatatacaaaaagaacaaatgaagtatcatgaggctacacacaataataataataataataataataataataataataataataataatttggtcTTTGTGGTTTGACCTAAAACTGTATTGAAGCGGCGagtgaaacaggaagtgaagaggAGGTGGTTCTGCAGCAGAGCTGCTTTCAGACGACTCTGTCTAGTCGTAGCAGCTGAACCGTCATGGAGCTGAGGAAGATCctgctgctggttctggtgctggttctggtctctGCAGAGGACGAGAACCAGAAGGAGGTCCAAGGAGATCTGGGTGGAAACGTAGATCTAACCTGCTCCATCAATATACCAGACATTTACTGGTACATGGAGATCCACAACCAGCTCAGAGGAAACATTGGACGTACTTTTTCCTCATATCCCGACTACTCATCTCCTGATTTTAAAACCAAATATTTGATAAAAGGAAACAGACTTGTGATTAAAAACCTCACAGCAGAAGACTTCAGACGTTACTTCTGTGGAAAGATGAGGAGTGGAAACATTACGTTTTTGGACACTTTCCACCTGATCCCAGGTAAGTTCCTGACTGTTCCAGTAGAATATGAGAAGCTGCaggaagcttttattttgacggTCAGGCGCTGCCGTCACCGTTTCCTCAACATGAGTGTTAGTCCACATCTTCCACGTGTTTTTATTCAATAGTTTAGTTTTTGTCATCATGTTTCAGTCGTTTCTGTCACCACTTCTGTTATACTGAAAGAGGCTAAATTAACCCTGTATGCAGACGACAATGCAGTGTCTGCTAAACGTCATCTTGAACAGAGAGCTAGATATAATCAGGAAATGGGTCGTTCAAAACAAATTGATACTTaatacaagcaaaacaaaatcTATTATATTTGGTTCAAACTATTCTCTCAGGAGAAAGAGTCGGAACTAAATCTATTCATGAATAAAACACCAATCCAGCAAGTGAAGGAAACTAAACTCCATCTTTCTGGAAAATTAGGTTTCCTGGTCAAAACACATTGACACTGTTGTAAGAAGAAAATATCTAACATCAGAATTGACTAAAATAGTACTAAACAATATTGTTCTCTCACAGCTTACTGCCAAAAAGTTTGGGCGAATGTTACTAAAAGAGATTTAAATAAACTCCAGCTGGTTCAGAACAAGGCCTTTGTTTTGGCAGAAAATCACTTACAGAGGCTCGAGAGTGGTCGGCTGcgcaaaaatgaatcacacacacactcgctttagctataatatatatgaatacatttattagccaGCAGTGGATATAGAAAGACTCACACACAATTGCTCTTtttgctaggataactctgtgtcaagttatcccccgcaaatggcaAAGCAACAGACAATTACACAGGGCTAGGCGGTGTACCCAGAGccatctgggagatttgcgaggccctgtgcgaaaaggccggggggggccctcgcgcgtagcgagcgcgcgcaaaATCTTTGGGTTTTTCGAACAACCCAAAAACccagaaatatttgtgtttttcgggtcggatcgggtgtctatatgcgcaattttaactctccaatgatcaaaatactggataccttcccctgcctcatcatcatctcttgcctcgacgcggggccacacggctgcttgagacccggtcggatcggtgatttttgtaacaaatttatcaaacgagcctttcagagaggcattaaactcttccattttctttagtttttttcttttttcatcccctgatggaaatttcctgaatctgtctcgttctctcgacattgtgtgacagtttgttccaactccaccgtctggatcagagcagcttgtgtctgcgcttggtctgatcagttgtattgaacaacagacacatatatttattgatatgcacagactagtacacatttaggtctgtactggaacgtgactgttgatatttataagggaaaaaaggaagaaaaaaaaaatcttttttttttttttttttcaaaaccggcccatagcgcgaggccccgtacggtcgcacggttcgcacaccccttgcggcggccctgtacctcttacctcgacacagaaggactggagagccggaCAGTCCTGGCAGAGTAGCCATAAACCCGGCTGGGCGTTGTGCACTAGACCCGCAGCTGACTCTGACCCGAACTTCAACAGCAGGTGCATGGCTGAttaaagctgtgttttgggaattcagggcatttcaagacacaaaatgtatttttctcccTTCAGCCTTGTTCTCCAGTAATATAACACCAGCATCAACAGCAGGCACTTCTGTCTACGATGGTTAAAAGTTGAGTACAGAATGAATAAATGCTGCACTTCTGTTTTCAATATAGAAGGTTTTACAATCCAAAACTCCATTATATCAGAACAATCTAGAGTCGTCTGCATACGCCACTAGACTTGAAACAGAGGGCCGGTTCTCACTTCCTAAACAGTAGAATATAGATCAATTAAATCATGGAATTCTTTACAACTATATGACTAAATTAACacagaaatcaatattcaaaaagaaaatgaagaaacaCCTTGGAATATCACATGTATACAATACCAAATACTTATACAGATACATAGACATACTGGGGTGAGGTGTATTTTTGATTTTCATGGCCTAGAGATGATGTTTTACTCTATATTGGAatgtttcatgtatgttttttgatgatttacatgtacggtaaagtttaatgtaggtttgtcgtgttatttctttctttatgtctggtttttaactgtatgttttaaatgtattgtttttaatgtggaccccagtaAGACTAGCTGTGTTTAAGGGTTACAGCTGACGGGGATCCTCACAAGTAAACtaataaacaacaataaacTTGTACAAACAGCTGCTGAAGCTCAGAGcttcattattacactattaaaGGGTTAAAAGACCTCGTTGGACAAACCAACCTCAACTTCCTGAAACCTTTCAGTCACTTTACAAACCTGAGCAGAACGACTGATGTCAGTTTAGGACaaagttttgtacttttttgtaCCTTTAAAACGGTTCTATGTTTATTGATCGTTGTCATTTCCAGTTCTAGTTGTGTCTTCTACTCCTCACGAGGATTTGAACCACCACACAGGAACCACAGACGAACCAGGAACCGGAGACACCAGAATTTGCCAGAATGAGCCGATTGTTTTCAGCTCGTTCTGTCTGAACTTCACCATGACTTTAGTTTTCGTAGGTGAGTGTTGTTTCGGCGCCGCGGCTGGCCAGAGTTTACACCCTCAatttctgcatgtttttgtgaggttaGCTCAGGTTAGCTACCCAAgctaacacagggagaacatgctaactccacacagaaaggccctttcctCAACCTCACCCTAAACTTTTCCATGACACACAACGAATCGCCTATAAAACCTCCTCTTGGAAGCGTAAAAAGGTTTATCTaatatttgggggggggggggggtggggttttGTGCCATTTCCattacaggatttctttttccatATTTGGTTTTTGGTGGTGGGCTAATGGAACGCTCCTGATGGTTTACCAGAACAGAACAATaactacttaaacaaataaaggagGTCCATTTTACTGAAACAATCTGTAAATGTGTTGGTTTAACTCTATAATCCTTTActatttacttacttacttagtaataaatgaaata encodes:
- the LOC133425396 gene encoding uncharacterized protein LOC133425396; its protein translation is MELRKILLLVLVLVLVSAEDENQKEVQGDLGGNVDLTCSINIPDIYWYMEIHNQLRGNIGRTFSSYPDYSSPDFKTKYLIKGNRLVIKNLTAEDFRRYFCGKMRSGNITFLDTFHLIPVLVVSSTPHEDLNHHTGTTDEPGTGDTRICQNEPIVFSSFCLNFTMTLVFVGLTCRYFKRKRSSCRMKDPSRLMNPQDEDVDLFPSGIMSECFYHKVQLPGRFSAD